From the genome of Pieris brassicae chromosome Z, ilPieBrab1.1, whole genome shotgun sequence:
ttaaaataacttaattattgttttcacCGATCAATCACCTTCGTGCCTTCTCCATCTAaacgacactggcgaagtaccttgtgcccaATTGCCacaaataaaagccataaacaagaatagaattgaaaaatttgtgttatagagccaataataattaatatttaaaagcataACTtactaaacaatatatattaaaataattacataccCATACGGTCGATAGGTACGTATCAGAATATCATGTCCATTATAGAGAAAACttataaatgtgtatttacTCTGttagtacaattattattacgtatttttcacagtaatgtaataaaagtgttcctctaaaaataattcaatcacAAGAATATTCCGAGTCAGTATTGGTAGTTTATAGATTTGTactttaaagaattaaaagtcAAACGAAAACAGGTCTCAAAGTTCTTCTATATGATAAATTTTCCGAGAAAATCGATTTAGGCCCAACCCCTCACCGCCCTATTGTCACAAACTCCGCCCCTGTTTTGGGGTTTTTGCTCTTAGAGCACACATACAAAACTCCGTACATAAGAAATTAGCCCTTATACCCACACCGGTAAGATACACGCTTCTGTTGCGGCAAACTAAATTTCCCCACACAGGGGTTGGAGTTCCCACAAAATGGCCACCCTCAGcggtataaaattaattttttacttagtTCCCTATCAGTCGCCTTTCGTGTCGACAGTAATAATCAGGTTGGACAGGGATTTATAGCAGAGATGTCAGGCACTAGAACGCAGGTTGCAGACTCATCCACGTCGCCACCTTTAATGTGAATATAATTCATTAAGTTACTTTTTGTGCTGAGTATTGATTTTATAacgattttgtaattttatagtgaTAATCGTCGACTCGATTATTCTGCACTGAAATTCACATATGTCGACGGATCTGATGATGAAAGTGCGATTACATCGGAATTGCCGTCGTGTGTTTACGCTGCTGCCAGAAGCCGTCTTCAGCTGCCTTTGGCTGCCTATGTTCATCAGCATTCTCGACAAATTCATACAGGTGAAACTGATAATTACTAATAAGTgctaaacttttataattcaaGAAGTTCTTATTTTTTGGGGCAAATGAGGAAGGCTTCGCTATGATGgcttctttatttaaataatttgtttatgtcAAAACTTTCTCATCTTATTAAAGCTttgttattactttattttattgtaaaataaaattctacaaTATTTGGAAAACGGGCAAAATATTAAGCGTATGTAGATTTGGCaacttatataaattgaatgcTTATGATCTCCTTGGATTAAGAACAGACTTCATGTGACATATTCTATTAAAAGATGGTCTTCTGGACACATCAATGGAGCCGGAATATCAGTGCGGAGGGTCACCATACCGCGTACAACGGGCGGCGGCGAACGTCCGCGAACGACGGCGAATGCTGAGGTCCGGACCCAATGGGTATCTTTTCAATACATTAAAGTGTTACTATGTTAGAAGtcgcttttttattatagataaatcaGGTCAAGTATCAGTGATCAGACATCTATCTATGTCTACTGGAGCAATAGTTGGTTCGAAGTTGTTTGCGTTATCGATAGAACAAAGTGTTCAACAGATTGTATTACCTTACATGTAGATTAAACCCGGAAATTTAACAACATGCATAATaaatgttagttttttttacttattgaatTCCGATATGAGGCGAAGTGAATAACTAAACGCCTGTCAAAAATTGTTTAGCAAATTTAAAATCCTACTTATTCAAAGCCCAGTTCTTGCGgcttttacaattatattaaatgattattcAATTCGAACCAATAGTTGCCGAGATTAGCGAATCCGAATGAAGTTACCAAGAACCAAACtgtaactttatattaatattaagcaTACCTACAATTAATATGTTAAGATTTGAATTTACAAAGCGAATGTACCACCTATTTAGTCAAAAGGACAGTTTTGTATCATATATTTACTTCATGTACATATGCAAGGCAAGcctataaatgttttttattggcTTATACAAATGAAATGTTCATTTACTAAAACGTAGTGTTGTTGTTGTGTCTTTAGCAGTATAAACTCGGCGTTCGACGAGTTGCGGGTCCATGTTCCAACATTTCCGTACGAGAAACGACTTAGTAAGATTGACACTCTTCGGCTTGCGATAGCATATATCGCACTTCTTCGAGAGGTAAGTCgcttaaattcaaaatttatttttaataagagtGTTAACGGatataacaatacaaattcttttaaacagtatttaattttataaaagctcACTCGTCACCGACTGAGTAATGTTAATCTTaccatattttaaagattctaaaataattataattaaaataatactatattcaaatatgttaaacgtttaataatttaatttattatttatgtgttatcAATTCTTTGGCCTACATCTATTTGTTATGTTGTATATTACTTTCGCGTTGTTTCGCGTCGCAGACAGAAGCAAAATTCCTGATTGAATTTTTCCCAGGTCCTGGATGCAGATTACGATCCCTTAACTTATGTTGAGAAATGTCTACGAGGTGAAATCAAGGCCGATCGTGCACATTGGAATACTAGTGGTAGGTTTCGTAGGTTAAGCGTCTtgattaaaatcatttatgaaCCAATTATAAGCAACGTAGGCTTGTAAATATTAGAtgccttatttttttattgtacaaCATGTTATAGATAACAATCATTCGTAGGCAAAGTCAAGCTGATTTGACTCCTCACATAATTCCtgaataaaattctattgAACAGTAcacgttatttaaaaaaacaattgctgCTCTTTTGACTAAAGTACTCTTTTTTACAAATCgagtttacaaaatttaaaatggtgCTTTGAATTTTGATATTAACTTTCATGAATAGAAGTATGTATTTGTCGATTTCAGTTGTTAACCTATGAATTTGTTTAGGTACACTGTGAAATATACGCTTATAGAACacgaataattaaattctgtgATAAgcttatttgtaattttcgaATTACCAAGGGTAGAATTTCGACTTATAGATCTTCTTTTCCAGATTTGACCGCAAGATTATCGTGGATTAATTGGGAGAACTTAGGAGTTAATCCCCAACGAAGGAGTGTCTTGACATCGCTGGCCCTTAGTTCTGAAAATATGCAGTATCCTCATAACTgatgcatttttttttggattaTGTTATTCATGTATTAGTAATTagacattaattttatgttttgaatTAGAAAAGTAGGTCTGCTTCTAGTatgttaacattatttaccGTTAATACGAAATCTAGTGCCAAGagtactctgtaacttccgATTGCGATAGCGATCCTGACTCGTCGATCAGTATCGCTGGAAATTACAGAGTACCGGTGCAAGCCACGCGACCacgtaaatttagtttttattagttatttctaGTTTAACcattaagtatatttaaccGAAAactatatttgaatttattacgcAGTTTATCAAAAGCTATggtatgaataatttatcacaattcatattttaacgATAAGAAATCTTCATATATACATagattaaatatgttttattctaATGTGGATAGCAACAAGATACATACTTACTAAGAGATTGATAATGGctattatcattttaaaataacttggcTTTCTATAAAAGTTAAGGACAGATGGTAGCTATTgtcttaactaaaatattcattctttATATACAGGCTATAAGGAATATCGTGGCGTGTCGTgttgttgttatattttatgaaattgtcCAGCATTACATGGAATTATCAATTCTACAAACTCGCCCCGACATGATATCattctaacaaaaaattaaacagttcTAGAGCAGAATTAAAAACAtctcatttaatattaataatttttaggtTAGTTATTTatcaagtattttattaatttatatcgcgtacgcttaatattttaattatatacattcatAATATTGCAATAATAGTGATTATGTATTGGAATTTCATAGTCGatactgtaataatattgtcttcCAACAATTATCACATAGAACAGTAGATtctagtatttaaaaattgtcacCATGAAGTTAAGTAGACATCGAATGTAGTTTATGAATACATATTTACGCTCATagaattttagtataaaaataataaaagtataacgttctttaattaatatattaataactcattacgattacaataaattataaataaaaaatattttggaaatactttACTCACGACTGTATTGGAAACGACATAATAGCAGCTTATAGTTACAAGGgttaatactaaatttattatataatattggatgtaataataaaatatgcaacattatatttttgtgaaatGTAAAAAACACCTTCGTCGAATGCCCTGATGACCTGTGCCTTCCGGTTATATTAGGtttgttaaaaagaaaaacacaATGCAAGAATAgactcatattttaaaaaaacataaggaATAATACTGACTAGATttaatatggaaattgtattgaaATGTTACATATTTGAACTCATAAGAGCAAATGTTGAATGAATTACAGACTATCCCTCTTATTTCTACAAAACACGTCTAATTGCTCTGTCTCTTTTATAACTGCATAAACACATTATGACAAATATCGACAAGAGAGAACTTTAGTAGAAAGCAGTTCAAATAGACAAATTTAGTATTATGAATAAGCTGGTTATATGCGTAGCGGATTTAGCTACAATCATTACAACAAATATACGATTTAGTATTTCCTTAGGCTAACatcatttacatatattactagtttaaaaaatgatatcaattgttaatataaaatttaactaaaatatgagttttgtaaaatatactaaatctatttataaaactaaatcagtcttGCATTTTTTCAACTAAActactctttcgtctcttttgGTCGTATTACTTTTacactgtgatgaaaagagacagatttTCGTTacagaatttattttagtttttatgaataagaggTTAAAACTACAAACTCCCAAGTATATCCCCGTTCGCGGTAACTGGACTAAGTCATGGAATGTCGAGCCTTTCAATCTGATCAAAGTTATATCTGATCGCCGGATTAACTAGTGATACTACTTAGATGCTGTCATTACCGTCTAACACATATCTACCTGAGTAATTGAATTTAACATCAAAAACACGtacacataatttttatttttgatgaatacacgattaataagaattaattctatgctttttaaaaaaaaaatattagaggCTTGACGAAAAAGGTTTATGTTAAAAGTGTACGGaactttatgttaaatttatgtttaagtattacataaatacaaaatactctTAGGGCCAGTCTTCTATGTCACTGCTAGTCATATGCCATATGCGGCCATTTCCTGTGGGCTAGTGCCTAGATGGTAATAGTGCCCGTAACAACGTCCTACCTTGTGTTAAACCGAGAATTATTCAcctttttttttcatcaaaGTTCAAAGAAGGAAATTATCTCCATTACTGCATTTATATGCGTCTCCTAACTAGTTTCACCTCTAGTGCTTACCATGCATAGTAACTAGACTTCCGAGTaccaaaaatacaaaaagacAGATGATAGTCATAACTATTATAGCTTTCCCCTTCGAGGTATCATCTATATGAGATCTACTTGCGTTATCTCTGGTGTTGGTAGAATGTATTCACGAGGAAAGTTGATGAAATCTCATCTCTTTTTCTCATCCCTGTTAAAGATATTCCTGAATATGGATCAGGATACCACCTTCATTCAATTTTTATGGATGATCGATCAAAGCAAAGGCTTACCTTTGCAGTGtctagaattaaaaattagattttGTAGACTAATAGAAGAGTAACATGGATCCGATTGCTAACATACAGTCACATTTCATTACATATACTGTACATACACTCAGTATGATAGAACTAAGTAGGTactcatttataaaaagttctattatttctaaaatttatGTAGACCGAAGGATTAATTTACGCTTGGGTCTATAGAAATTATAGAATAGTAGTAAGAATGAGTTTGAATGatgatattgtaaaaaaattgtgctaatgatgttatatatataaagcataTTGTCCTAGTAAGTTTGAAGGCAGGAAGTTGAAACTTGCACTACACAGACAAGCTAAGCAATTCAGCCAGTTCTGGTGAAATTTTGATAAGACGGATGgagtagaaaataatttaatatctttttccTAATActattgtaattataagtaCTAGAAAGCCACAGTCTATCccgtatataattaataaacatagtcCAGCAACCATGTATTCCCTGTATAAGAAAACAAACCAATCTGTCTTTATAGTATCAATAGTGTGAGTGGGGGTTGCTGTGATATACACTTCTTAGATATACTTGCagcaattaaactaaattaaatcataaaacctttttatataacCATAATATGTGAATTAcaaagcaaataaaatatattataacatcaCACCAGAAAGGAACAAGGTTCTAATGTTAGAAAAGGgaaaattttactaatatGGTAAATAGGAGTTAGGTATCAAGAACtagttatgttaaaaaaaacatgtatgattttttgttgataatttactattattgCATCCTAATTACACAAAGCATATTTAAGCATACTGTTCTTCTATAAATATGAGAGTTAtaccataatatttataaattgaatggATATTTGTTGTATACTTACTAGCCAATAAGAAATTATGAACACTGTCGGTTATCCCAATTAGGGCTGTAACTAAACAattgtttgaataaattaaagttttattttttgatacaaagtcttattatttgaataaccTGGAGACTGTTAAAATGTTcttactttttaaaacaaattacattatGAGGATTAATCACACCCCTATAATAGTTAAAGCCTATGTCATTATTCAATAACAGTACATTtctaaaaattactaaaaatactGTAAAGGTATGGGTCCGGTGCCAGCAATGTGGTACACTAACAATTGCTGTTGTTGGTACAAATATGTACCAAGATGAAAgaaggtatttattttaagactttttaatattattataattaacaaacaaattgaaTAAACAATCAAATAACATGAACAAACATCAGACctcaatttaaaatgtatataaaaattaatgactAACTAGAATATTGGTTCTAGTTCTAGTAGAGAGATGATTTTGAAAAGtcaaaatgtacataaaagatttttctGTCTGTAATGTGTCTTCCATTTAAGAGGTTACCTAAAACATTTGTGTTTgaggtaaataataatagggaaataattgacttttttataaatttgacagcATAATAGGCAACTTATACCCATATAACTGAacactttaaaaattcaaCTTCGGGAGGATTTGATCTGCAAGCCCAGAAGAATAGCTAGCTGCGGTTGTTGAGATATGATAAGAATGAGAAAACTTTCTTACGTGTAGCTTAGTTGTGACTTTAGTGGCAACTTCagcatatttataaacattttattcagTCTAACTTAAAAATGGAATGTACTAAAAACATATGAAATATGTGGTAAAAAGTCTATCTAGTTTTTGATGTAACAATATCAACCTACTTGAATGTATTATTCCTTTAATTCAATTTCCTtaacaatatgtttattaaacatttatatagaaataaatataggtttaaattaaaatctgcACTTTACAACTGCCCTCAAAATTTCAAGCAGTTTCAACACATTAGTTTATAGATTATCCCATAGTCAACCAAGTTATCTACCAttcaaaatataagaaaaccaAGCTATGAATGCTGCGAGACATCCTAACGAACTATAGTTACCTAATACCTTTCTAGTGTCCAATGCATAATTCCTTCTACTTATTCGACTGACCATTCGACTTTTAAATtaagctaaataaaaaaacacatgtattttatcaaacagattttgtaaatgtattatccaaatgtcaataaaaataggatttaagaataatgttTCGACAACAATAttgcaattaaatattaacagtgAAGTTTATTTTCTTCACAAGAACTCATGTCCAACAATATATCTTTAAACTATCTACAGTTATGTCAACCGATTCATTATTGATGATAAATTCAACGGGTTCATTAATCATTCCATAATGAATCCagagataattatttatctattaattaatatatatatatatatataagctttATGCGatcgttataataaaaagttagtaTGGCCGAAATTAAaacttggcttaaaggtctcgttaccagaccataaaattaattaaaataaataaaatgttagtgGCCACggccaatatttttaaacttttgatttataattttaaaaaaatccaaaggAATGGTCGCTAATTGCTTCAGGCTTTGGTAGAGATGATCACTATTCATGTTGATTTCGATATCATCGACACATCGATgttatagaataaaatatcataagtTGAACGTAAATTATTGAGAAGGGCGCCATCTAGTGTGCATTAGATGTACTAGTTTCAAGTTGAACCTAATACCTAAGGTTAACCGTTGAATCAACTATCAAGTTCAACTATTTTCCACTAGATGACACTGATCGGCAAACTGGAGGAAGTTGTAAGTATAGTAATCATTTCTATGCATTTCTCAAGggataaaaaaaagtaaatttcttATAATCTCGTACTCTTCGAGTGAATTGAACTTATGAAGCAAATTTGatgtattaatgtttttgtaaataatgaaacataataaacgacttattatttatttctcaaaaaacTTTTCTCATATAACTGCTCACTgtattttccatttttaaagttatcttGTGAAAAAGTGTATATAAGCGATGCATGCTAGATTTAATTTCCTGCTTGCTGCTTTTGTTTTGCATTAAAGAACTGCTAAGGTTTTGTTTCGTTGTCGTTGGCTTTGCATGCAGGTCAGTAATTCTAAACGCTTTTGTATTGCACGCGTGGTGCGCAAGTAATGGAAGGATTGCATAGAGTTGGGAATGAGCGATATTCATGAATAATTGCTTATTATCCATTATTATCTAACTATAAACTTATCTAAAGAACTGTCTACGTGAAAACATGATAGAAAAATAGAAATCGCAACGGCGCAACAGCTACAATAACTAAGTAATTCCTTCCAAATGTTGTTTCAGCctttttgataattaaacaaataataataaacaagtaaTAACAGATGTTGACAGGTCACGGTGGATTCTTGTCGTATCTTTACAGGTTCAGGTTTAGACAAAGTGCTGCCTGTCCTTGTAGCAATACATCTTAATAGACAGCGTTACATGTTCTGACCGACTGTCCAATGTATGGATACGATAGGTATCCCTGAACATGCCATGAGGATAAAAGTAATAGAGACGaatttaaaggaaaaaatGTTCAACATTTGGTTAAGGGACATCGTTTTGGAATTTGCTGTAAAGGCCAAGGTAAAAAAGTGTGATAAAAGAAATAGGTAGTAGTTTTTAATCATCCGGGTTACCATTTaagtaagttatttaatacctCCGTCGACAACATAACCGGGAATTATCTAGATAACTTAAAAAAGGGGGATTTACTCTAGCGTCAAAGAGACCTAATAAGTTACGATGCTTAGATAAAGGCAAAAGTGTTATATAATGTACCTTGTCATCGGTGGGCGGAgggaagatttttaaaaatgtaaaaaaaactgtgcCATGGATATACTCGAGCGCGTCAGATATTGATATCATCCATATTCtacgtaattaataatgtacatATGTTAATCTCATTGTTTACATGATGGGGGTGGTCGTACGTAAGGGttgaaaataagaaaaactaattttttttcgagCGCGTCACGTTTTCTAAGGGGACGCATATAAGTGATTTGGATGAGACGCAAGCTCGCAGCCATGTGCAAAAAAATCaccattttgaaataattaagcGCGTCAGATTAAGATCTGACGATAATCGAGGTCTCGTCTAAtgttataatagaaaaaaaattaacttcattgattgatactttttataaaataatttaaaacgaaacaataaaaaatcataaaatcatCTTCATAAGCTTTCGGCAATTGAGCATTCGAACTACGAAGTAGTTTCACCTCATAATACACACTATCATAATATAActcatagttaatattttttaaatttaatacacatgagttatatttaaataaaataaaattatccaaAACGTTAGACaaacattgtaaataatatcatgCCACGAACAAGCCGTGTGATCAGCTGTGAAGTGTTGTCATCATCCAGACTGGGGACAAGTTAGAGAGGAATACAAACGCGGAGAGGTGAAGGAATTTTTGTTACTTCgccttcaaaataaaaaagtcgAGCCAAGGTCGAGGATGCCGAGATGACGTTTTTTTACAACTTATCAACCTTCTCCTTCCTTCAAGTCACTTGTAAATTGTCAGATTAGTGAAATATTCACTTTTAGAGTAATTAACTCGGCCTACCTGTCTGACGCGCTTGAGAATTTCTGATGAGGGCTTTTATACTAATCTGATACTTTGTCCTTGACGGGCGGCCATTTATATGGGGCTCATATTTGGTAGAAGGACATAACCGGGTAGAAGGTATCCTCCTGTATACCTACTAATCTGCCACGCTTTAGTAAATCCCAAAATCCCCGCTTGGGCTCCCCTACTACAAGATGCATTAGCCTATTGCAAAGACATGTGAGTATTAAGGAATTGATAACGAACTGTTGTTGATTTGAACGAACAAATCGAAAATGATCAATAGACGGTGAACTCTACAACACAAGTGGAACATGACCAGTGGTATCGTGATATATGGAAAGATAAACGCGGTCAACACGAATATGCCTAAgaaattactatattatttaaaacgcccgctatttaatttaaaacaagatCCATTgcttttatgaaaatttaaagaaaataacttCCAAGTATTTGTGTTGCACATTGATATCCACAGCTTCTGAAAGGCTTCTTTATAGCGGGCCAACTCCTGTACCAGCAACGGAACAGACTAAAAGGAAAACTTCTGTCAAAATTCCAGAGTGTGCCCAAAAAACACAGggaatgttaattaatttatttaacttttgtaatttcaataacaataaacaataaatatattgtgttaaattttaccgacagttttatttgttactgAAAACATTGATGTTTTAgataaatcgtttttttttttcaatcaatATTTAACGTACATAGATACTTTTAATTCTATGTTACgttgttgtttgtttttatcgaTCATCCTCGAACTGAGCACGGAACACGCGCGATTAAAACGCGCCATTTTATCTTAGTCAAGTACTGTGTGGTGTGACCATGTCCGTGTACGGTTGAATTAGATACGTAGAATGACAACTGATAGCTAAATGCTTACCCATTTATAAACCACTAAACTGTGACAATGAGGCCTGATTGGCTAAATTAAAGCTACGAGATAAACCAGACTCTATGCCTATAGTTGTACATGTCGGAGACGCCGTTTGCCacaaatatgattattattgtcCGAAATTCACAGATTAGCATACTGCAATACAGGCTGGAAGTAAGTCCCTTATTCGTTGTTAATAAAGTAATCGTCTGTCGTCTCTTTTTATCGCAGAGACAATATAATGAGCTAGAAAGAGGTAAAAGAGCAGTATGGTTAATTTTGCAATGAGACTAATTTAGTTATTAGGAATAAGATTTCAGTTGTAGTTACTTACAAAAAACGTCTAGTGTGTATATTATTACCAATTTTAAACatcaaatttaagtttttaattacattataatttaatactttttttaccATAGAGTAAAGTTATTCGATGTTAATCGACGACTTTTTAGATTGGAAATCAATCAGGGCAAGAATATttcacttatttataaaaaaattaaagtaatattttttatttaatattaattttaatccctttttttaaatagttgcttttttttaaagtattgaaaacttaaaacttttatactggctaatattcattaaagactaataatttggtttttttttcatttctccATTTTTCGAGAAAAGCTGAATAAGTAAACTAAGTATAATATCCGATTTAAtacactatattttttaaggttgTAAAAATCAAGACTTTTGTACTTTTTTGATTgaaaaagaaacaatgtacATAATAAGGAATCAATTAGTTAGTGAAAATGCAAAAAATTTGCAACTTAATTCCTAATAAATATCCTAAGCTGTACTGGTACATTAATccagttataattatattatacaaaattccacccgtatcacctcaacgtccgacgttccacgactgagcgtttttcaaggcaatttttgccgcgcaccaccgctatgtggaaccagctgcccactgaagtatttccgaaccaattcgagttagggtccttcaagaaaagagcgtacaaattcttaaaaggccggcaacgcactcgcgagccctctggcattgagagtgtccatgggcggcggtatcacttaacatcaggtgagcctcctgcccgtttgccccctattttataaaaaaaaaatataaactctaGCTCTCAGAGGCGGTAGACATTGCTTCAGTACAGCATTGTTTCAAATTTGATTTCTCAGGTATATGAAGTAACATTTTAAAGCTCTTGATCGCTAAACTAATTGGTAATTTATGCAAATGTTATCTAAGGGCCTACAGTAATTTTACCTTTCCGTCAAAAAATAGGATAAATATAGTCAGCATAGTAGTATTTGTATGACTGAATTGTAATAGTTAGCAGTACAATTGACTGTTCACATACAgatttggaaataaaatgtCTGTGGACATAACCTAGATAaccattataaatacaaatgaaaCGTTGATAAGCGCAGAACTCAAAGACGACTGGACCaattcgaatattttttttattccttaaaCACTGAGGAAGGTTTTAATGgagagataaataaaaaaaaattaaaaaatgttttatttagtacttaaGTTTTTATACTGGAAAAGCGAACAGCTTCTATGGGTAGCATAGCATAGGTATGAATCTACTAACATGTTAGGCTTGTTCTTGAGATATCTAGAGAGATTAAGCTGTGTACGCTCCATTAATTAAtggattatatttaaattgaaccTGAAAATGCATAAATAACTTATCATTTAATGGAAATTGATTTTAGATACTCTTTTTTGGTTTTAGACTTAAGCTtacttagaaataattttataatacaaaatctatattaactagacgtaaaaaatatgtctaaattataaaaaaatactattcacGGGGAagataactattttaattaatttataatctatcagaatcgtttaaaaatattgaagtttTACTCTGCTCTTGAAACGTAGTCTTTTTTATCCCTTCAATGCTTCCGTGTCCTgaa
Proteins encoded in this window:
- the LOC123718817 gene encoding T-cell acute lymphocytic leukemia protein 1 homolog, whose product is MSGTRTQVADSSTSPPLIDNRRLDYSALKFTYVDGSDDESAITSELPSCVYAAARSRLQLPLAAYVHQHSRQIHTDGLLDTSMEPEYQCGGSPYRVQRAAANVRERRRMLRSGPNGSINSAFDELRVHVPTFPYEKRLSKIDTLRLAIAYIALLREVLDADYDPLTYVEKCLRGEIKADRAHWNTSDLTARLSWINWENLGVNPQRRSVLTSLALSSENMQYPHN